A single genomic interval of Osmia lignaria lignaria isolate PbOS001 chromosome 9, iyOsmLign1, whole genome shotgun sequence harbors:
- the LOC117603445 gene encoding uncharacterized protein LOC117603445, which yields MVKILRDLLLRPDLRKVQNEPLANKIKYFWRKGWEEMPELMVLITPTIVTLFVTVHVIRKQLEEKDKLPRYYNEYTVFRPNNPKVPRIRTDDYLSIEEPQHTLS from the exons ATGGTGAAAATTTTAAGGGATCTACTCCTTAGACCAGATCTCAGAAAGGTTCAAAATGAACCTTTAG ctaataaaataaagtatttttggCGTAAAGGATGGGAGGAAATGCCAGAACTTATGGTACTTATAACTCCTACTATAGTGACTCTATTCGTAACAGTGCACGTTATTCGTAAACAATTGGAAGAGAAGGATAAACTGCCACGATATTATAATGAATATACCG TTTTCAGACCTAACAATCCTAAGGTTCCAAGAATTAGAACAGACGATTATTTGTCAATTGAAGAGCCGCAACACACTTTGTCTTAA
- the LOC117603425 gene encoding dexamethasone-induced Ras-related protein 1, translated as MLGSARVGKTAIVARFLSNKFEESYTPTIEDFHRKLYRIRGEVHQLDLLDTSGNHPFPAMRRLSFLTGDLFVVVFSLDCRESFEEAIRLRESILETKVSATQSATKSRSKSHFNLKVPMVIVGNKCDKDVKTVTVEEAEEYCNRQDDCCVFVEASAKRNYHVEELFYQLFIVAGLPLEMAPNHHRKVPLTFGSPTMLPPSQPRHKATLSIKRRLSDACGVVAPNVRRPSIRTDLMIMRTKTCSLAAGNENNAPGSRITLRSSDARKTCSIQ; from the exons ATGCTTGGTAGCGCGAGAGTTGGCAAAACTGCTATTGTAGCACG ATTTCTGTCCAACAAATTCGAGGAAAGTTACACGCCGACGATCGAGGACTTCCATCGAAAGCTCTACAGGATTAGAGGTGAGGTCCATCAGCTTGATCTTCTGGACACGAGCGGAAACCATCCGTTTCCCGCCATGCGACGATTATCCTTCCTAACGG GCGATCTGTTCGTGGTGGTGTTCAGTTTGGACTGTCGGGAATCCTTCGAAGAGGCCATCAGACTGCGGGAATCGATCCTGGAGACTAAAGTTAGCGCAACTCAGAGCGCCACGAAGAGCAGAAGCAAGAGTCACTTCAATTTGAAGGTTCCCATGGTCATCGTTGGGAATAAATGTGATAAGGATGTAAA AACAGTTACGGTGGAAGAAGCGGAAGAATATTGCAATAGGCAGGATGACTGTTGCGTTTTCGTGGAGGCCTCCGCAAAGAGAAACTACCACGTGGAGGAGCTTTTTTACCAACTTTTCATAGTGGCGGGCTTACCTCTCGAAATGGCACCGAATCATCATAGAAAGGTCCCTCTCACTTTTGGTTCTCCCACCATGTTACCACCGTCACAG CCAAGGCACAAAGCGACCCTTAGTATAAAGCGTCGGTTGAGTGACGCCTGCGGCGTCGTGGCGCCCAATGTCCGTCGACCCAGCATAAGAACGGACCTGATGATCATGAGGACGAAAACGTGTTCCCTGGCTGCGGGGAATGAGAACAATGCACCAGGATCGAGGATCACTCTGAGATCATCCGATGCCAGAAAGACGTGCTCGATTCAGTGA
- the PMP34 gene encoding peroxisomal Membrane Protein 34, with the protein MGGGAQNTGIFTYETLVHAISGAAGSVVAMATFFPLDTVRSRLQLEEDRESKSTLATIRELVDKEGVCTLYRGMVPVLQSLCASNFVYFYTFHGLKMLRARRNQTAGNDLLFASIAGIINVLSTTPLWVVNTRLKMRGVGQVQERNNNEYNTLYDGLMHIWKYEGLSKLWSGTLPSLMLVTNPAIQFMTYETLKRKVTASLRNSQPPAWIFFAIGAVAKAISTALTYPIQLVQTKLRHGYKYPNLPPDAGTLEIIFYILKKQGIGALYKGMEAKLLQTILTAALMFLAYEKISRFVFRILLHRPILR; encoded by the exons ATGGGCGGCGGAGCACAGAACACAGGTATCTTTACCTACGAAACCCTGGTGCACGCGATATCCGGAGCTGCC GGTAGCGTCGTTGCTATGGCAACGTTCTTTCCTTTGGATACAGTGCGAAGTCGATTACAAC TGGAAGAAGATCGTGAATCGAAAAGTACACTTGCAACAATCCGTGAGTTGGTCGATAAGGAAGGAGT ATGTACTTTGTACAGAGGAATGGTGCCTGTTCTTCAAAGTCTATGTGCCAGTAACTTCGTTTACTTTTACACATTCCACGGTTTGAAGATGCTCAGAGCTAGGAGAAATCAAACAGCAGGTAATGATTTGCTGTTTGCATCGATCGCAG GtataattaatgttctatcgACGACACCGTTATGGGTTGTAAATACAAGGTTGAAAATGAGAGGTGTCGGACAGGTtcaagaaagaaataataacgAATATAACACATTATACG ATGGTCTTATGCATATATGGAAATACGAGGGGCTCAGTAAACTTTGGTCGGGAACATTACCAAGTCTGATGTTAGTCACAAATCCAGCTATTCAATTTATGACATACGAGACTCTTAAAAGGAAAGTTACCGCCTCTTTACGTAATTCACAACCGCCTGCATGGATATTCTTTGCTATCGGTGCTGTAGCGAAGGCGATTTCGACTGCGCTCACTTATCCGATACAGTTAGTCCAAACAAAATTAAGA catGGTTATAAATATCCTAATCTACCCCCAGACGCTGGTACCttggaaattatattttatatattaaa GAAACAAGGAATAGGGGCATTGTACAAGGGAATGGAAGCGAAACTATTACAAACTATTCTAACAGCGGCGTTGATGTTTCTGGCGTACgagaaaatttcaagattcGTTTTTCGCATTTTGTTACATAGACCAATATTAAGATAG